A single region of the Puniceicoccales bacterium genome encodes:
- the ykgO gene encoding type B 50S ribosomal protein L36, with amino-acid sequence MKVVASLKSAKSRHPDCKVVRRKGRVYVICKTNPRFKARQG; translated from the coding sequence ATGAAAGTGGTCGCATCATTGAAATCGGCTAAGAGTCGTCATCCGGATTGTAAAGTTGTTCGTCGAAAAGGTAGGGTTTATGTGATTTGCAAAACAAATCCTAGGTTTAAGGCTCGACAAGGCTGA
- the kdsA gene encoding 3-deoxy-8-phosphooctulonate synthase, producing MLYNRDRLLVIAGPCVIESERLLMDVAEKLAKIVDANDRIQLIFKSSFDKANRTSVTSQRGVGLVEGMKILGKIKANYGFSLTTDIHLPDQAAVAARVCDVLQIPAFLCRQTDLLIAAAETGAVVSVKKGQFLSAREMKYVVNKLEVSGAEEVWQIERGTTFGYNDLVVDMRNIALMKYHAEPVIFDATHSVQKPGAGEGVTLGSREFAETLAYAAISAGANGVFFETHPDPDRAASDAANQIHVDKIGDIINNCAKFWELRRSMEC from the coding sequence GTGTTATATAACAGAGATAGACTTTTAGTGATTGCAGGGCCCTGTGTGATAGAGTCTGAGAGGCTGTTGATGGATGTGGCCGAAAAATTGGCTAAAATTGTGGATGCAAATGATCGTATCCAGTTAATCTTCAAGTCTTCATTTGACAAGGCGAATAGGACTTCTGTGACCAGCCAGCGTGGTGTTGGTCTGGTCGAGGGCATGAAAATTCTTGGAAAGATAAAGGCCAATTATGGATTTTCCCTGACCACCGATATACATCTACCTGATCAGGCAGCGGTTGCGGCACGCGTATGTGATGTTTTGCAGATTCCGGCGTTTTTATGCCGGCAGACAGACCTGTTGATTGCGGCGGCGGAAACCGGTGCCGTGGTTTCGGTAAAAAAGGGTCAATTTTTGTCGGCCAGAGAGATGAAATATGTGGTGAACAAACTGGAAGTCTCTGGAGCCGAGGAGGTTTGGCAAATAGAGCGGGGTACAACTTTTGGGTACAATGACCTGGTGGTTGATATGAGAAATATAGCCCTGATGAAATACCATGCCGAGCCGGTAATTTTTGATGCCACGCATAGTGTTCAAAAACCCGGTGCCGGAGAAGGTGTTACGCTCGGTAGCAGGGAATTTGCCGAGACCCTCGCCTATGCAGCCATTTCCGCCGGTGCCAATGGTGTTTTTTTTGAAACCCATCCGGATCCTGACAGGGCTGCATCGGATGCGGCAAACCAGATCCATGTGGATAAAATTGGCGACATTATCAATAATTGTGCGAAATTTTGGGAGCTGAGGCGTTCAATGGAGTGTTAA
- a CDS encoding thymidine phosphorylase, with amino-acid sequence MECSSGILIKDFSKLSYAYLIEKKRDGEEFLDEEIRYITDSILNGKILDHQLAALAMAIYFKGMSPQETAVFAEEMMLTGDVFELPKITRPKLDRYATGGVGDKAGLILIPLAASCGIAVPSMVGEEEGFVISDVDKLKSVPGFTTDITHERFAEQVKRIGCAIMEQCPRITPINNILFKLRKETGTIPSIPLLTASLLSKKFSEGSEGLIVDVKWGNGAYVRDVEDAKQLGRMVTRVARSMNRKCVALVTDMNQPLGDSVGTGLELQEALRILRGESDPSLDELILRLGMEMVRLAGVAGSTLSAKQMVRRHLTDGTALNKLKELIEAQGGDGSYIDDPDKFPKAKYIKKLPAAKRGYVHTIDSGMIARGVQILSKKMDGSTDHSVGVSGIKKVGTQVKQGEALMMIHYNDEISLESSIELLRAAYRLAPKRPAQNDLIVERVA; translated from the coding sequence GTGGAGTGTAGTAGTGGAATTCTGATTAAGGATTTTTCGAAACTTTCATATGCCTATCTCATTGAAAAGAAACGAGATGGCGAAGAATTTTTGGACGAAGAGATCCGGTATATAACTGATTCTATTTTGAATGGCAAGATTTTAGATCATCAGTTGGCGGCTTTGGCCATGGCCATATATTTTAAAGGCATGTCGCCCCAGGAAACTGCGGTTTTTGCTGAAGAAATGATGCTTACCGGTGATGTTTTTGAGTTGCCAAAAATAACTCGCCCTAAATTGGATAGGTACGCTACCGGTGGAGTGGGTGACAAGGCCGGCTTGATTTTGATTCCACTGGCGGCTTCCTGCGGCATAGCTGTGCCGTCCATGGTCGGCGAGGAAGAGGGTTTTGTGATAAGTGATGTGGACAAGTTGAAATCCGTCCCTGGCTTTACGACTGATATTACTCACGAACGATTTGCAGAACAGGTAAAGCGAATTGGCTGTGCGATTATGGAACAGTGTCCGCGGATTACGCCCATAAACAATATTTTGTTTAAGCTGCGGAAAGAGACTGGTACGATCCCAAGCATTCCATTGCTGACGGCGAGCCTGCTGAGCAAAAAATTTTCCGAGGGCTCCGAAGGCTTGATCGTTGATGTTAAGTGGGGTAATGGTGCCTATGTCCGGGATGTGGAGGATGCTAAACAACTCGGCCGGATGGTAACCAGAGTTGCCCGGTCAATGAATCGTAAGTGTGTTGCGCTAGTGACTGATATGAATCAGCCTCTGGGTGATTCGGTGGGAACCGGATTGGAGTTGCAAGAAGCACTGCGGATACTTCGAGGTGAGTCCGATCCTAGCCTCGATGAATTGATATTGAGACTGGGCATGGAGATGGTCCGATTGGCCGGAGTCGCCGGATCGACATTATCAGCTAAGCAAATGGTTCGTAGACACTTAACGGACGGTACTGCCCTGAACAAGCTGAAGGAATTGATCGAGGCCCAGGGTGGTGACGGTTCCTATATAGATGATCCTGATAAGTTTCCTAAGGCCAAATATATAAAGAAGTTACCGGCTGCCAAACGGGGCTATGTTCATACCATTGACTCGGGTATGATTGCACGAGGTGTACAGATTTTATCCAAAAAAATGGATGGTAGCACTGACCATTCGGTGGGTGTTTCTGGAATTAAGAAGGTTGGAACTCAAGTCAAACAAGGTGAGGCACTTATGATGATCCACTATAATGACGAAATAAGTTTGGAATCATCCATTGAGCTTCTTCGGGCTGCCTACAGGTTGGCTCCTAAGAGGCCCGCCCAGAATGACTTGATTGTCGAACGCGTGGCCTGA
- a CDS encoding phosphatidylglycerophosphatase A yields MRISMHGILRPVWIKTLSSKTVVGLATLFVGERVVAPGTVGSGLGLLWYILFFYGDNFSWFLLKVIVSVYVAIVICGEAELRLKKKDPAGVILDEMVAMPVCFVTSDALQPRFKMWMILLGGFLFFRFFDIVKPLGIKKLQNFNGGIGIVIDDLIAAVYTAISLFIASRLLS; encoded by the coding sequence ATGCGGATTAGTATGCATGGTATACTGCGGCCGGTTTGGATTAAAACACTTAGTTCGAAGACTGTGGTGGGCCTAGCCACGCTTTTTGTTGGCGAGAGAGTCGTTGCACCGGGTACCGTCGGTTCGGGCCTGGGATTGTTATGGTATATTTTGTTTTTCTACGGAGACAATTTTTCATGGTTTTTGTTAAAAGTTATTGTCAGTGTTTACGTGGCAATTGTTATATGTGGCGAGGCTGAGCTTAGGTTAAAAAAAAAGGATCCAGCCGGTGTGATTTTAGATGAAATGGTCGCCATGCCAGTGTGTTTTGTGACAAGCGATGCATTGCAACCCAGGTTTAAAATGTGGATGATACTCCTGGGTGGATTTTTATTTTTTAGATTTTTCGACATTGTTAAGCCACTAGGTATAAAAAAATTACAAAATTTTAATGGCGGAATTGGAATTGTGATTGACGATCTTATAGCGGCAGTTTATACAGCAATTTCCTTATTTATTGCCAGTAGATTGTTGAGCTAA
- the pgsA gene encoding CDP-diacylglycerol--glycerol-3-phosphate 3-phosphatidyltransferase codes for MNIANCVTLSRVPSLFVVVALLYVDVRFASTIGLFVFIFASWTDWLDGYLARRCDMVSNFGKFMDALMDKIFMIGLFVSILALGMLPKWTLFFVLLVIGREFIVTGLRLIASSEGIVIAAEKLGKIKTVIQIVSVGVLIIWKALSRDWASVVPRSVIVFFYYAGLILFLVASILTLVSGILYFRKYKDIFNAD; via the coding sequence GTGAATATTGCGAACTGTGTGACTTTGTCCAGAGTGCCATCACTGTTCGTTGTGGTGGCTCTTCTGTATGTTGACGTGAGGTTTGCGTCGACCATTGGGTTATTTGTATTTATTTTTGCTTCCTGGACCGATTGGCTAGATGGTTATTTAGCTCGACGCTGTGATATGGTATCAAATTTTGGTAAATTCATGGACGCGCTGATGGATAAGATATTCATGATTGGATTATTTGTATCGATCCTGGCGTTGGGGATGTTGCCAAAGTGGACGCTTTTTTTTGTCCTATTGGTCATCGGCCGAGAGTTTATTGTGACCGGATTACGATTGATTGCTTCCTCCGAAGGTATTGTTATTGCGGCGGAAAAATTAGGAAAAATAAAGACCGTGATTCAAATAGTATCCGTTGGGGTTTTAATAATTTGGAAAGCCCTGTCCAGAGACTGGGCTTCGGTTGTACCCAGGTCAGTGATAGTTTTTTTTTACTATGCCGGATTGATTTTGTTTCTGGTTGCGTCCATCCTTACCCTGGTGTCTGGGATATTGTACTTCAGGAAATACAAGGATATTTTTAATGCGGATTAG
- a CDS encoding OmpH family outer membrane protein — MKKLLIPVVCIGSLILLVCGAVVNAGNNCDTKGSGCNIRVFDAQKVLGGYYKIREIGDELAVKVEAAKKELQTMIDQSSKLRKELDELKAKSENPAVADEAKDKFKKEAEAKETELLQKEMEVNKFRNEADTQLFQMQQSRLMEQVDVIKKAVEEIAKAKNVVMVINKANQDIFYADDSLDLSDEILEKLNASAPKPDDKVDVSSTKANNNGVETVKAAK; from the coding sequence ATGAAAAAACTATTGATACCTGTGGTTTGTATTGGTTCGTTGATATTGCTCGTCTGTGGAGCTGTGGTTAATGCTGGTAATAATTGTGATACCAAGGGGTCTGGATGTAATATTCGGGTTTTTGATGCGCAGAAGGTATTGGGAGGATATTATAAGATTCGTGAAATAGGCGATGAGCTAGCCGTCAAGGTAGAAGCTGCTAAGAAGGAATTGCAGACTATGATAGACCAGAGCTCTAAGCTTAGGAAAGAGTTGGATGAGCTTAAAGCTAAGTCTGAAAACCCGGCCGTAGCTGATGAGGCCAAGGATAAATTTAAAAAAGAAGCCGAGGCCAAGGAAACGGAGCTGCTTCAAAAGGAGATGGAAGTGAATAAGTTTAGAAACGAAGCTGATACTCAGCTGTTTCAAATGCAACAATCTAGGTTGATGGAGCAGGTAGACGTTATAAAAAAGGCTGTGGAAGAAATCGCAAAAGCGAAGAACGTTGTGATGGTTATAAATAAGGCCAACCAGGATATTTTTTATGCCGATGATTCGTTGGATCTTTCCGATGAGATACTTGAAAAATTAAACGCATCTGCTCCTAAGCCAGACGATAAGGTGGATGTGTCTAGTACTAAGGCCAATAATAATGGTGTTGAAACTGTGAAAGCAGCGAAATAA
- a CDS encoding beta-hydroxyacyl-ACP dehydratase: protein MVDPKDVIPHRPPFLFVDEILEVGDGHAIGKKTFKKDEFFYKGHYPGQPITPGVILCEAIFQVAAFFAINKLAKDSGPIGGITPVLAKINDARFKRIVLPGSTVMLKAEFLESMGKFMMMRGSAFHDKKVDVSIGFSIAFTDSR, encoded by the coding sequence ATGGTTGACCCAAAAGATGTTATACCCCATCGGCCGCCGTTTTTATTTGTGGATGAGATCCTGGAAGTCGGTGATGGCCACGCGATTGGTAAAAAAACATTCAAAAAGGATGAATTTTTTTACAAAGGGCACTATCCCGGTCAGCCAATAACACCCGGGGTAATACTGTGCGAAGCCATATTCCAGGTGGCTGCTTTCTTTGCAATCAATAAATTGGCGAAAGATTCTGGGCCAATCGGAGGTATTACTCCTGTGCTGGCGAAAATAAATGATGCGCGATTTAAGAGGATTGTCTTACCTGGCAGTACGGTGATGTTAAAGGCAGAATTTTTGGAGTCCATGGGAAAGTTTATGATGATGCGAGGGTCAGCTTTCCATGATAAAAAAGTAGACGTTTCAATTGGGTTTTCGATTGCTTTTACGGATTCTAGATAA
- the mgtE gene encoding magnesium transporter has protein sequence MAETTQDYNQKNPDQYDFEELLQLLEIGIDSIDVRKLSNTPPADVGKFLERLQPTEQQFIIQKLSSTIASAALASMAPDDSAEIVRTMRDFRAVKIIEKLAPDDAVDLFLNLEVRDRERLITKLPKEIGATIRNLLKYDPNTAGGVMTPYVTTLRVSMIVDEAIQHIKKEKNETENTDTLYVIDHQRKLVGTTSVRNLIWANSDQKVADIMDTDISHACNYQTEDKKVAQIMTESGLQTLPVIDGQGRLLGIITHDDVINILQEAATSDIQKFHGAGSDETINDSISYSANRRIPWLIINLFTAMISTKIISTFSTQIREMTALAAFMNLTSVLGGNSGAQTLAIAIRGFALGDFHIGDAKKVCLREVIKGFINGLVVGSAAAVISLICRHSCLFACVIFISIVLNMIMAGLCGTIIPIVLRKLQFDPASSSYIMLTTITDSFGIFVFLSLGAMILV, from the coding sequence ATGGCCGAAACAACTCAAGACTATAACCAGAAAAACCCTGATCAATATGATTTCGAAGAACTTCTGCAGTTGCTCGAGATTGGCATCGATTCAATAGACGTTAGGAAACTTTCAAATACGCCACCGGCTGATGTGGGTAAATTCCTTGAACGCCTACAACCAACGGAACAGCAGTTTATAATACAAAAACTGTCATCAACCATTGCATCGGCAGCCCTGGCATCCATGGCACCGGACGATTCGGCCGAAATAGTAAGAACCATGAGAGATTTCCGGGCCGTCAAAATCATCGAAAAACTGGCACCAGATGATGCAGTTGATCTATTTTTAAATCTCGAAGTCAGAGACAGGGAAAGGCTTATAACAAAACTGCCAAAAGAAATCGGTGCCACCATACGGAACCTGCTCAAATATGATCCCAATACGGCCGGTGGCGTCATGACTCCCTATGTAACAACCCTACGGGTGTCGATGATCGTCGACGAGGCCATACAGCATATCAAAAAAGAAAAAAATGAAACGGAAAATACTGATACTCTATATGTTATCGACCATCAACGGAAATTGGTTGGCACCACATCCGTAAGGAATCTAATATGGGCCAATTCGGATCAAAAGGTGGCCGACATTATGGACACAGACATTAGCCATGCCTGTAATTATCAGACCGAAGACAAAAAAGTCGCACAAATAATGACCGAATCCGGCCTGCAAACATTACCAGTCATCGACGGCCAGGGCAGATTGTTGGGAATCATTACCCACGATGACGTCATAAATATACTCCAGGAAGCCGCCACGTCAGACATACAGAAATTCCATGGTGCTGGTTCCGATGAGACCATAAATGATTCCATCAGCTATAGCGCCAATAGACGCATACCATGGTTAATCATAAACCTTTTCACGGCAATGATTTCTACAAAAATAATATCCACATTTTCAACCCAGATACGGGAGATGACAGCCCTGGCAGCATTCATGAACCTCACCTCAGTCCTCGGTGGAAATTCCGGAGCCCAAACATTGGCAATCGCCATAAGAGGCTTTGCCCTAGGAGATTTCCACATCGGAGATGCTAAAAAAGTTTGCCTGAGGGAAGTCATTAAAGGCTTCATAAACGGCCTGGTGGTTGGATCGGCTGCAGCAGTTATATCATTGATATGTAGGCACAGTTGCCTATTTGCCTGTGTCATATTCATATCAATAGTATTGAACATGATAATGGCCGGCCTCTGTGGCACAATTATACCCATTGTGCTGAGAAAACTCCAATTTGATCCGGCCAGTAGCTCCTACATTATGCTCACAACCATTACGGACTCCTTCGGCATATTTGTGTTTCTGTCACTTGGAGCAATGATTCTAGTCTGA
- a CDS encoding type III secretion system chaperone has translation MENRAFINGMLGEVGRSLGLNLKLRDDGLCIIKQDQFETEYIIELSRTAALLHIYSPIGDLPQTNKADALEYLLKLNLHGLETNQCTIGLDAHTNKIVLSYSISTEILNANLLSNVICNFFTTVPKILKKIENFVQSDPQQSFEHSDNITQLLTIV, from the coding sequence ATGGAAAATAGAGCTTTTATCAATGGAATGCTTGGCGAAGTCGGTAGATCCCTAGGACTTAATTTAAAACTAAGGGACGATGGCCTTTGCATCATAAAGCAAGATCAATTTGAGACCGAATACATTATTGAACTTTCCCGCACCGCCGCTCTGCTGCATATATATTCGCCGATTGGTGATCTACCACAGACCAACAAGGCCGATGCGCTGGAATATCTCCTGAAGCTGAACCTCCATGGACTAGAGACAAATCAGTGCACCATCGGCCTGGATGCGCATACAAACAAAATCGTGCTTTCCTATAGCATATCCACTGAAATTCTCAATGCAAATCTGCTATCAAACGTGATTTGCAATTTTTTCACAACGGTACCAAAAATATTGAAAAAAATAGAAAATTTCGTCCAGTCCGATCCACAACAATCATTTGAACATTCAGATAACATAACCCAACTGCTTACGATAGTGTGA
- a CDS encoding 8-amino-7-oxononanoate synthase, whose product MVGVAIEMNAASQMVSNYTNYLAKLEKSGLLRSLKAQHQGGLDFSSNDYLGLANSPALLEAGYEAARLYGSGSTGSRLLSGNSDLFEDFEAQIAKDYGTETALLFNSGFDANIGIIPAISDKTSLIIFDKLNHASLYQGALLSGAKLLRYNHLDYTMLGEILKKNINNHGTIIIASETVFGMDGDRANLKILADLSSNYNAILYLDEAHAIGLQGKNGYGLSTDFDLDKNRTIILGTLSKALGSTGAYVACNSLIKNMLINKCQSFIYSTALAPFCIGAAARAWKIAKTMTKERRALIETSTRLKNYLKDLGYNVLGNGTNIIPVLFNGPNEVMKKKEDLCKNGLLVSALRRPTVAKPRLRIAVNARHTQNDITKLLSAFS is encoded by the coding sequence ATGGTGGGGGTTGCGATCGAAATGAATGCAGCCAGCCAGATGGTTTCTAATTACACAAATTATCTAGCCAAATTAGAAAAATCTGGCCTGTTGAGATCGCTCAAAGCACAGCACCAGGGTGGACTGGATTTTTCCAGCAATGACTATCTGGGACTGGCCAACTCCCCAGCCCTCTTAGAAGCCGGTTATGAAGCAGCAAGACTCTATGGCTCAGGAAGTACCGGATCGAGGCTTTTGTCCGGCAACAGTGATCTATTCGAAGATTTTGAAGCCCAAATAGCCAAAGACTATGGAACAGAAACGGCACTGCTATTCAATTCCGGCTTTGATGCCAACATCGGGATTATTCCAGCCATTTCGGACAAAACCAGCCTAATCATCTTCGACAAATTAAACCATGCGAGCCTATATCAGGGTGCCCTGCTTAGTGGAGCCAAGTTATTACGCTACAACCACTTAGATTACACGATGCTTGGCGAAATTTTGAAAAAAAATATAAATAACCACGGAACGATTATCATCGCATCGGAGACTGTGTTTGGCATGGACGGTGACAGGGCAAACCTGAAAATTTTGGCTGATCTATCCAGCAACTATAACGCCATCTTATACCTAGATGAAGCCCATGCCATTGGACTGCAGGGCAAAAACGGCTATGGCCTATCAACGGACTTCGATCTGGATAAAAACAGAACGATTATCCTGGGAACTCTCAGCAAAGCCCTGGGCTCAACCGGAGCCTATGTGGCTTGTAATTCTTTGATTAAAAACATGTTAATAAACAAATGTCAGAGCTTCATCTATTCGACAGCCCTGGCCCCATTTTGCATTGGAGCAGCGGCCCGGGCCTGGAAAATAGCCAAAACCATGACAAAAGAACGGAGGGCACTGATTGAAACATCTACCCGACTGAAAAATTATCTCAAGGACCTTGGATACAATGTGTTAGGAAACGGAACCAACATAATCCCAGTCCTATTCAACGGCCCGAATGAAGTGATGAAAAAGAAAGAAGATCTATGCAAAAACGGCCTGCTGGTATCGGCCCTGCGAAGGCCGACCGTAGCCAAACCACGCCTGCGCATCGCCGTCAATGCTAGGCATACCCAAAATGATATCACAAAACTACTAAGTGCCTTCTCATGA
- a CDS encoding alpha/beta hydrolase, translated as MNSYTFILAHGFGFDHSYWGNFINRLNGQKWMFFKDNLVLDPREKYIGLGHSLGFAKLSNSTLNFDILVGLQCFCNFLGNGEKLRRLRKPHLDRMVSSVHDNPTAHLEQFYNSCGQGIIPKSKPDTDRLAMDLQMLYNSFLPRQLPTLIIGGTKDEIVPKSLIEDNFRSHSQVTIKYLDLAGHTLGYDLASEVIKTLIEFIRDHESPNRQ; from the coding sequence ATGAACAGCTACACGTTTATTTTAGCCCATGGTTTTGGCTTCGATCACAGCTATTGGGGAAATTTTATCAACCGGCTGAATGGTCAAAAATGGATGTTTTTCAAGGACAATTTGGTCCTGGATCCCAGGGAAAAATATATAGGGCTGGGCCATTCCCTTGGTTTTGCAAAGCTAAGCAACTCAACACTAAATTTCGATATCCTAGTGGGATTGCAGTGTTTTTGCAACTTTCTTGGCAACGGTGAAAAGCTTCGCCGACTTAGAAAGCCCCACCTTGACCGTATGGTTAGCTCGGTTCATGACAACCCAACGGCCCACCTGGAACAGTTTTACAATTCCTGTGGCCAGGGCATAATTCCCAAATCCAAACCGGATACCGACCGACTGGCGATGGATCTGCAAATGTTATATAACTCCTTCCTACCTAGGCAATTGCCAACGCTCATCATCGGCGGAACGAAGGATGAGATCGTTCCAAAATCATTAATCGAGGACAATTTTCGATCCCACAGCCAGGTCACAATAAAATATCTGGACCTGGCCGGGCACACCCTTGGCTATGATCTTGCCAGTGAAGTCATTAAAACCCTAATTGAATTCATTCGGGACCATGAATCACCTAATCGGCAGTAA
- a CDS encoding methyltransferase domain-containing protein encodes MNHLIGSKFDLAAEHYDAQAIVQKETAIQLVGMVRDLQGTRSVLDVGCGTGFAAIETLKYFPNAKLQVLDISKKMLAIARRKLQGHKVIYTECDAESQEFGTNFDLAISNLCVQWFNNLEKFIQKILKVSKYFAFSTLVDGSFREFSKIFETSGKTSPLLNYKTQQELEGICQSFGEIIASQTKTFKLSFPSAQAAAMHFKKIGANIASNNSNNALALLNHRSPINLEYKVYFCLIRATATN; translated from the coding sequence ATGAATCACCTAATCGGCAGTAAATTCGACCTGGCTGCTGAACACTACGACGCCCAGGCCATTGTACAGAAAGAAACCGCGATACAACTCGTTGGTATGGTTCGAGATTTACAGGGAACCCGCTCGGTGCTGGACGTTGGTTGTGGCACAGGGTTCGCAGCCATCGAAACGCTAAAATATTTTCCCAATGCCAAACTCCAGGTCCTGGACATTTCCAAAAAAATGCTAGCCATTGCCAGGCGTAAGCTCCAGGGCCATAAGGTGATATACACCGAGTGCGACGCCGAATCCCAGGAGTTTGGCACGAACTTCGATCTGGCCATTTCAAATCTCTGTGTCCAATGGTTCAACAACCTCGAAAAATTCATCCAAAAAATACTAAAGGTCTCAAAATATTTCGCATTCTCAACCCTGGTCGATGGTAGTTTTAGAGAATTTTCAAAAATATTTGAAACCAGTGGGAAAACTTCGCCGTTACTTAACTACAAGACCCAGCAGGAGTTAGAGGGTATTTGCCAATCTTTTGGAGAAATAATAGCCAGCCAGACAAAAACCTTCAAACTATCATTCCCTTCGGCCCAGGCCGCCGCAATGCATTTCAAAAAAATAGGAGCAAACATAGCTAGTAATAATTCTAATAACGCGCTCGCGCTGCTTAACCATCGATCTCCGATTAACCTAGAATACAAGGTATACTTCTGTCTAATCAGGGCAACAGCCACCAATTAA
- the murJ gene encoding murein biosynthesis integral membrane protein MurJ encodes MGVLNNIFIVAIITLSSRIFGLWRDILTFTALGTGIENSAFIFAFTLPNLFRRLFGEGALTSALVPVFSDEFHKNSLQSAFSLLNKTVTRVALILLGIVASGMLIIGVFFALGLDQIGNRWRYSLNFSALLLPYMIFVCLAAIFSAVLNVLGQYFLSSMNAIWLNVSMIVFFYISGYYCQYGLVSRIYWLCAGVLAGGVVQLMLPVIQLYKLGWRVKFDLGTSPQFHRLKQLFIPGFVGASIMQVNIAVSRWLAFGLSNSAMSILYLANRLMELPLGVFVVAITTVMFPNMSKFASKNDRARLSAAFQRGANMIIAIVLPAALGIIVLRSEIFIVLFKYGNFGLDDMLDTLPVVYVFMIAMVFYALSTFFVRGFHVMKNTKIPVYISLVSFIVNFIATLILMKPYGVKGVAMANLLSVVVQTVLLYLFLIRIDHLFRLKNLYDTLSTVIFSCLIMSTVVVFCCTWLKNAVCSEKLYGVLSILVGVPVGVGSYLVSLYLLGFKKILTKP; translated from the coding sequence ATGGGCGTTTTGAACAATATATTTATTGTGGCGATCATCACCTTAAGTTCGAGAATTTTCGGACTGTGGAGAGATATATTGACGTTTACTGCACTTGGTACCGGCATAGAGAACTCGGCGTTTATTTTTGCATTTACTCTGCCGAATCTTTTTAGACGGCTATTCGGTGAAGGTGCATTGACGTCGGCATTGGTTCCGGTGTTTTCGGATGAGTTTCACAAGAACAGCTTACAGTCAGCTTTCTCTCTTTTGAATAAGACTGTTACCAGGGTAGCGTTAATATTACTAGGGATAGTTGCGTCGGGTATGCTGATTATAGGTGTTTTTTTTGCCCTGGGCCTGGATCAGATTGGCAACAGGTGGCGTTATAGCCTTAACTTTTCGGCGCTATTGTTACCCTATATGATTTTTGTATGTTTGGCTGCGATATTTTCTGCGGTTCTGAATGTGCTTGGCCAGTATTTTCTTTCATCGATGAATGCTATCTGGCTAAATGTGAGCATGATTGTATTTTTCTATATATCCGGTTATTACTGCCAATATGGACTGGTGAGTAGGATTTACTGGCTGTGCGCCGGCGTACTTGCAGGTGGAGTGGTCCAGCTAATGCTGCCGGTGATCCAGCTTTATAAACTTGGCTGGCGTGTAAAATTTGACCTGGGCACGAGCCCTCAATTTCATAGGCTTAAGCAATTATTTATACCCGGCTTCGTCGGGGCATCGATAATGCAGGTAAACATAGCTGTGTCCAGATGGTTAGCCTTTGGGTTATCCAATAGCGCGATGTCCATACTATATTTGGCTAATCGGTTGATGGAATTACCCCTGGGCGTGTTTGTTGTGGCCATTACAACGGTGATGTTTCCTAACATGTCAAAATTTGCATCAAAAAATGATAGGGCCAGATTATCTGCAGCTTTTCAGCGTGGCGCGAACATGATCATTGCTATAGTACTACCGGCTGCCCTAGGGATAATCGTCCTACGAAGTGAGATTTTTATCGTTCTGTTTAAATATGGGAATTTTGGCCTGGACGATATGCTTGATACACTACCTGTGGTATATGTGTTCATGATTGCCATGGTGTTTTATGCACTGTCCACATTTTTTGTTCGAGGCTTCCATGTCATGAAAAATACGAAAATTCCGGTATATATATCCTTGGTTAGTTTTATAGTGAATTTTATTGCGACGTTGATACTTATGAAACCATATGGGGTGAAGGGAGTGGCCATGGCCAACCTGTTATCTGTGGTTGTGCAGACGGTTTTGTTATATCTGTTTCTTATTAGAATAGATCATTTGTTTAGGCTCAAAAATCTGTATGACACGTTATCCACGGTGATTTTTTCCTGCCTAATTATGTCAACCGTTGTGGTGTTTTGCTGTACTTGGTTAAAAAATGCGGTTTGCTCAGAAAAACTATACGGTGTTTTATCCATCCTGGTCGGTGTTCCGGTTGGAGTTGGTTCCTATTTGGTGTCACTCTACTTGCTTGGATTTAAAAAAATCCTAACCAAACCTTGA